The genomic stretch TGATGTCGCGGGCGGCGGGGAGCGGCGGTCTGAGGGAGACCGGGGCGGAGTGGGAGGTGAGGAAGGCGTTGACGGCGCGGAGGGCGGAGGACTGGGCGGAGCGGTCAGTCAGGAGGGCAGAGGCGGGGCGGCCACCCGCGGAGGAGGGGCGGCCGCTGCAGAGGCTGGCGTCGGAGTCGCGGCCGCCGGCGACCGAAGCGAAGTCGAAGTGACGAGCCACGTCGAAGGGCGACGGAAGGGGCGCTGCCCTGTCTGGGGGGCCGGTGGTGGCCTTGGTGTACCGCCGACGAACACCGcggcctcctcctcctgctgctccTCGCATCCCTAATCTTGCAGTTTCCCGCTTCCGGTCGAACATTTCTTCGAACGCGATTTAAAAAGTAGAAAGATGAAACCCCAAACGAACACAGTCCGAGGCGCCTCTTACAAGCCCGGCCCAAATGCTTTAAAGAATATGGATCATATTTAATTCCCAAATTGCACTTATGTAAAATAAAATTGCATACAATTAAATGTTGCACTTGTGCAACTACTGGAAATAAAATGTTCATATCAATTTCTTGTAATTTCTTTCCAATAAAACACAATCCATCTGAGAGATACCCTTTATCTCAAATGTATACTAAGTACATTTGTCATCCATGAATCTTAGTCGTCTTTCATGGACTTGATGATATACCTACCTTCAAAGGTTTTGTGGGTACGTCCAATCGAAGGGGCTTTGATACACCGACATAAACAGAAATTACAATTGACGGAGGTTTTAACCTTGTTGGGTTTAGATGCATACAAGACGGTATACGTCTAATTAGATGTAGTAATAGGAGAGGCCCATCAGCTAAGACATATAAATACCATTAAATTTCTTCATGTATCTTTTACCAAAATCCAAGAATGCATAATTACCATTTATCGGATGTTTGGCAGCTCCTTTCATCCGTATTTCTGCATCTCATGCGTGTTTTCTGCACAGATGACCGCCTGACATCTTCATACACAACTGCAGTGAAAACCGTTCACAATGTCTCTAATGAGTTCCGCTTCCATGTGGATGACACCCTTTACGCTCTCTTTGTTGGCTGCAATAGAACTGCTGCAACCTCAAGAGCAACACCATTATGCAGCAACAAGGTACATTAGTCATCTGTAGCACCTACAATTATCTTCGGATCATGGCCCCAGAGCTTCAGCTCGCagcgaaggaggtcaagcatctcaTATATGTCATCAGACTGCGGATGTGACCCATCTCCAGCTACAAACTCATGGATCTCGCAACCGATCTCGATGCTGCTACACCCTGGTGTCTTTGTCACTCCGACGGCCTTCATCTTGCTTCGGATTGCACCGACGCCGTCCCACTGCCCATCCGCAGCATAAATATTTGACAGGAGCACGTAATTGGAGTCACATTCTGGCTCTAATTGCAGAAGGTATGCTGTCACTCTCTCTGCTAGTTGGATATCCCCGTGCACCCTGCAAGCAGCCAGAAGTGAGCTCAAGACTACCTCATTTGGCCGGAAAGGCATGCTCTCGATCGTGCTCACGGCTTCCTCCAACCTCCCAGCCCGGCTGAGTAGATCCACCAAACAACCGAAGTGCTCAACTCTCGGTGGCAACTTGTAGTGTTCCCTCATCAGATCGTAAAACTTCAGGCCTTCATGTACCAAACCAGCATGACTACAGGCGGTAAGCACACCTGTGAAGCTCACTCCATCGGGCCCGAATCCCTCACTCCGCATCATCTTGAAATGCTCAATAGCCTCATGGCAGCAACCATTCACTGCAAATCCAACAACAATGGAATTCCAAGACACCAGTGTTCTCGTGCACATTCTTTCGAACAGCTGGTGAGCGAAATCGACACGGCCGCACCTTGAGTACATGTCGATGAGGGAATTGGCCAGCCGAACATTGTTCGAGAGGCCATGGTTCTTGACGTACCGATGCACCCAAAGCCCATGGTTGAGAGCTCCCAGGCTAGTGCAAGCCGCAATGACTGCTAGGATCGTCACGTAATCTGCATCGATCCTGCTGAGCTGCATCGCTCGAAAACAATCCAATGCCTCCTCGACAAGACCATTCTTGACGCACCCGTCAATCACCACGGTCCAAGATACCTTATCTTTCCTCGGCATTCTGTTGAACCAAGACAAGGCATGGTCGACGTCCCCAGCCCGCATGTACCCAGCGATCATGGTGTTGAAGGAGACCGTGTTCTTAACGGGCATTCGGTCGAACACCTCGCCAGCGAGGTCTGCCCGGCCGCACTTGGCGTACATATCGACGAGGGCGGTGGAGAAAACGACGAGTTCCTCAGGAGCAGCGTCCGGGCGCCTTCGCTTGAGGGACTGAGCGTGAATGGCGCACCCAAGGGGAAGGGCGGAGGGGTAGGATGGGAAGTCGGCGCAGGCGGAGAGGAGGGCGACGAGGGTGACGTTGTTGGGGTTGACGCCTGCAGAAAGCATGTCTCCAAAGGCGCATGCAGCGTCGGACAGGCGGCCGCGTCGGGCTTGGCGGGCGATGGCAGCGGTCCATGAGACGACATCCCGCGCCGAACAATGCTCGACAGAAGAGGAGAGATTTGGGAGAGTGGTGGAGGAAAGGTGTCGTCGGGGAAGAGGGCGAGTGTGTGGTTGGGGCCGCCGCGGCGGCGGTGAAGGAACGGGAGGGAGTTGAGTGAGAGTTTGAGCGGCCATCTTGCGTCTACAAGATGACAGCTACATTGCTGAGGTTACAGATTGCTTATGACCTTAAACCCCATCATCCAAGCCACTCTACTCTCGTGGTAAAGCCGCGAAGGGTATTCATCCCATTTCTGCCATTAATCTCAACCGCCCATCTCATATGATCAAATCAACAATCTGAGATGGACGGCTTTTAAGCGACCTTTATAACCGAGGCCACTAAGCAAGCACAAATACCGACGGCTACAATCTCAGAAGCATATAAAAAACCAGGGGCAAGCGATGCGCAACATAGGCGCATTCGAAAACCAAAATGATCTATGTATACATGTAGGATTTAAGACGCTCATACCAGCAGAATTCAACGACAATTAGTTATTTAAATACCATGATATAACTAAGTAGTTTCAATAAAATAATACATATTTGTTTGTAATATGTACCTCTGTGAAATATGAATTTGATTACACTAAATGCATATCGTTGCCATTTCCTATCAACTACAATTGATAATATCACTTCAACTCATATAATAGACATGACTCCTGTACCAATAAGTGTAGGTCGATATATTTTCCGCCCTACTAAAAAATAATTACTTAGGCAAGTAAACGATTGACCAAAAATGTATATAGAAAAAGCCTTGATAGAAACAAAACAGTCAGAGATGACTAGACCATACGATGGAAAAAGCAAATTTCCAATAATTATAAAGACAAATTTTTTCAAATTAATCCATTTCCCCAGACGATTTCATTATGCAAAAAGAGAACACTGTGGAGAAAGCCTTAAAGTTCACATGCCATAGTTCGATAGACTCGTGCAATTATAACCTTATTATGCATTTTCAAATTCATTTCAGCAGTTAAAGGCAAAAGAACTCATTGATCCTTTCAACCAACCTCTCCGCTGAACAactcatttcaagtatatatatcGATGAGAAATCCACTTCAGAAACTGAGTCTTCATGAAGCTGCAACAGACAAGCTGCTGCAATGCAGATTTGCCGGCACAATCTTTAACAGCCTCTGTTTCTCatgctgaaaaaaaaaaaaaaagatgggaaAGAGATGCAACATAAGCAGTCGGATATAGAACAATGATAATATCAACCACATAGATGTGAAAGAAGTTACCTTCTTAAGAAAGGCATCAATCTCCTCCTTTGTTAGAGCTTCCTCCCCAGCATTTTTATCCCATCCAAGAGACTGTAAGAAGGCTTCTTCTTCTGGGTCAACAGCAATGTCCAAATAACTAGTTTCTCCATTACCAGCATGAGATCTCCGAGACTCATCAGAGGCACAATGATATCTGTTCAAACAATTTCTGTTATCTGTTAAATGGAACAAACCAGATGCTGACAGAAAGCTGTTCTTTCCCATACGGACAGGGGAAACGATTTGAAGGTTCTCAGTTTCTGACATCTCCAAGCTTTATGTGGTTTCAATAGAAGCTGGCTCTGAAATACTACCTGAACTAGTCCATGATTTCTTCCTAAGTAAATTAAAGATATCATTCCTATTCTGGGCTTGAGACAGAGAGTTTTCTTTCCCCAAACGAGTCATGAACCAAGGCACCATTCTTGTTGTCATCTTTAACCTTTTGGTAAGTTGGGCTCTTCAAAAGAATTACTGCACTAGATGGAACAAGGCCAATGGAGTTCATTATTTCACCGATACCTGGGCCATCTTTTGCAGTGGGTAGATGTCATTCTTCTCTCGGTTAATAATTCAAAAGTTTCCCCATGGAGATATCTTTGTATTGTCAGATCTGGTTGGCTGTCGGACATTATGGTTTACATGTGACAGCTGGCTGATCTTAGTAACAGAGGTAAAGTTTCTGCCTCTTGCAACTTTTGATTTTGTCTTTTCTGATGAGTTGAAACTCTCAAAAGAGTACATTCTGATGAGAATTATTTTGAAATACAAATAATGCAAGAGTGAAACAAAAGGAACCAGAAAGCCATTGCCTTCACAAACAGAAAATGTggaagaagaaacagaagaacaAGATGCACAGCCAACACTCTTTAACCACTCATAACAAAGATCTTTAGCTTATTAGCTGACCACATCCACTATACATCTCATGAGAACCATATAATAAGACAAAGGCTAATCTCCTGTAGAACaggataaagtaataaaatatgtaCCCGTTGCAGCTTAAATAACTTTCAAATTTCTTAGACTATGAACATGAACATTTCAGCTTGTTTCTGGGGCCATGGTACAAAATCTGGGTACAGTATGTGTCTGATGCTTCTCAGATGGGTGTAAGATATTGAATTATCCAATTTTTCGAACAATTACTAAAGAATCATATACATGGAAATACTTGGAGATGCTTTGTGAATAAATATAAgaactttcttattgaaaatagtcTATAGTGATATGTTGTTTCATGACATTTGTATCAAACATTATATTATGCTTGATAAATAATAATTGTATCTTATTTGTCTTATAGttgtttcttttttactttctcTATATTTTTTAGCATTATGTTAGCAAACCATTATATTAATGAATAGCTTAGCAATACTAGTTAACTACTAATTGTGTATCATGTTCTATAACTCAAAACCCTAACCCTTAATATAAACATCAATTATTGTTAAAACATGAAAATGTATATTATTTTTGCAATTGATAGATATATCCATACAAATCAATTCTGGTTTTGTTGGATGCTTGTCATATCTTTCTCAAACCAAACTATGGTCACAAATGACTGTTCGACTTGTCAAAGACTAGTTCAAAGATAAGCATAATTCTAAAACTTGATTTTTTAACGGGAGATAATTGAACATGCCAGAACTCAATTTGTTACAGCTCTCATTAATAAGCTCATGGACAAGATCATTTGTAAACTCTTGAACAAGCTCATTTATGCATTAGAACAGATCCACATCTTTATAAGTATGGATGGAAAAACTGCTTTCTCAAAAATAGGAACACAAAGTTCAATATGATAAAGCCATTTTGAAAATAagatccaaaaaccaaatatgcTAAGATTCAAATGAAGATAACAGGTCTCATAAGCTAAGGCCTTATCTGCGGGGCTGTGAAGCACTTGCACAAAAATGTGTGACAGGCCAAACTTGAACCAAAATTGAGCTTGCAAAAAATCATAATGAACTGAGCTCAAAAGTCATTTCAAACTTGATTCGAGTTTCAAGCCAAGCTTGAGTTCTCCTAATATAAGTCAAGCAGCCTGAATAGAGCATATTTCAGTTCTGCTCGATTGCAACACTGAATCAAACCAAAAAGAAAACAgacaaaatatgagattttaagATTTTCTTGTTGACATATTTGCataatatgatatttatttttttttcaagaatttaacAATGTTTCAACTATGTTGTATAAGTATCCCATATCCATGTTTATGCCCCATAAAATACACAAGCCTATTTCTTTATCTTAGATATCTTGCCAAAGTTGCAACCACAGTTGACATTCTACAAAAATAACCCTCTTGCACTTAGCTTCTAGATTTCATCACCCAAAAAGTACATCTTGCCATTCAGATCATCAAATGGCATAATTATCCTCTTACTACTTCTAATCAAGTTGTGTAAAAATGTATATTCAAACTCTACTAGTTTTCTCTTCAAAACTTGGATCTCTTGCTTGTGTCAGTTTCTGACCAATGGACTCTCTAGGGTATATTACACCTGTAAACTACTTCCTAGAGATTATATATGAAAAACAAAAATGTCAAATTGTCAGCATAAAACAAGTAGATTGACTACCCATTTCTATGGGCACTTCCATGCCATGTGCAAGAACACAACTTGAGTAAAggggaaaagagaagaaaagtacAAAACTACTATAAAAAAGGAATGATCAAATCATCCTCCAAGATTATCAATTAGTTTGCATCATTGGTTAACGCAAGTGCTATCCCTCTCCTAGTTCTGAGTTATCCATCAAAATATGGTTCAGTGAGCCAATAAACCCAACACTACCAAGAAGGTGGGTGGTGATTTTCATTTGTTGTATGTGCTTGTAGGTTCCACTTCagtatgctatttcacatttttgTGTAATATAGAGATGGAAACTGGAGAGCGAA from Musa acuminata AAA Group cultivar baxijiao chromosome BXJ1-3, Cavendish_Baxijiao_AAA, whole genome shotgun sequence encodes the following:
- the LOC135618146 gene encoding pentatricopeptide repeat-containing protein At1g05750, chloroplastic-like, whose protein sequence is MAAQTLTQLPPVPSPPPRRPQPHTRPLPRRHLSSTTLPNLSSSVEHCSARDVVSWTAAIARQARRGRLSDAACAFGDMLSAGVNPNNVTLVALLSACADFPSYPSALPLGCAIHAQSLKRRRPDAAPEELVVFSTALVDMYAKCGRADLAGEVFDRMPVKNTVSFNTMIAGYMRAGDVDHALSWFNRMPRKDKVSWTVVIDGCVKNGLVEEALDCFRAMQLSRIDADYVTILAVIAACTSLGALNHGLWVHRYVKNHGLSNNVRLANSLIDMYSRCGRVDFAHQLFERMCTRTLVSWNSIVVGFAVNGCCHEAIEHFKMMRSEGFGPDGVSFTGVLTACSHAGLVHEGLKFYDLMREHYKLPPRVEHFGCLVDLLSRAGRLEEAVSTIESMPFRPNEVVLSSLLAACRVHGDIQLAERVTAYLLQLEPECDSNYVLLSNIYAADGQWDGVGAIRSKMKAVGVTKTPGCSSIEIGCEIHEFVAGDGSHPQSDDIYEMLDLLRCELKLWGHDPKIIVGATDD